One Sphingopyxis macrogoltabida genomic region harbors:
- a CDS encoding cytochrome P450, translating to MLADNIDEIITDPATYADEALYHQIFAELRSADPVHWCAPAQYHPFWAVTRHADIMRVELDAANFRNEPRQFLVTIDDQQMMEEQTGESNFARNLVAMDNPDHKAYRALTADWFGAKSVRALEEKITELARETVDRMVAMGGTCDFAKEIAAWYPLRTIMIVLGVPREDEPLMLELSQKVFGGSDADTGGGEGMASMLEAFAAFNDYFGRVVADRLVNPQDDVATLLSTATIDGAPIGEAERNAYFLIIAAAGHDTTSSAISGGLLALIRNPDQMAKLRANPDLMPQAVDEFIRWTTPVKHFFRTAVADCEVGGQSVKAGDSLMMCYPSANRDEAAFDDPMEFRIDRKPNRQLAFGYGPHVCLGQFLAKMEIRILFTELLARIDDIELAGEPAWVKANFVSGLKRLPIRYRCEGAASVTGG from the coding sequence ATGCTCGCGGACAATATCGACGAGATCATCACCGATCCGGCGACTTACGCGGACGAAGCGCTGTATCACCAGATCTTCGCCGAACTGCGCAGCGCCGATCCGGTGCATTGGTGCGCGCCGGCCCAATATCACCCCTTCTGGGCGGTGACCCGGCACGCCGACATCATGCGGGTGGAACTGGATGCCGCCAATTTCCGCAACGAGCCGCGCCAGTTCCTCGTCACCATCGACGACCAGCAGATGATGGAGGAACAGACCGGCGAAAGCAATTTCGCGCGCAACCTCGTCGCGATGGATAACCCCGATCACAAGGCCTATCGCGCGCTGACCGCCGACTGGTTCGGCGCCAAGAGCGTCCGCGCGCTCGAGGAGAAGATCACCGAACTGGCCCGCGAAACCGTCGACCGCATGGTCGCGATGGGCGGCACCTGCGACTTTGCGAAGGAGATCGCCGCCTGGTATCCGCTGCGCACGATCATGATCGTCCTCGGCGTGCCGCGCGAAGACGAGCCCTTGATGCTCGAACTGTCCCAGAAAGTGTTCGGCGGCAGCGATGCCGACACCGGCGGCGGCGAAGGCATGGCATCGATGCTCGAGGCCTTTGCCGCGTTCAACGACTATTTCGGCCGCGTCGTCGCCGACCGGCTGGTGAATCCGCAGGACGATGTCGCGACGCTGTTGTCGACCGCGACGATCGACGGCGCGCCGATCGGCGAGGCCGAGCGCAACGCCTATTTCCTGATCATCGCGGCGGCGGGACACGACACCACCAGTTCGGCGATCTCGGGCGGCCTGCTGGCGCTGATCCGCAATCCCGACCAGATGGCGAAGCTGCGCGCCAACCCCGATCTGATGCCCCAAGCGGTTGACGAGTTCATCCGCTGGACGACACCGGTAAAACATTTCTTCCGCACTGCGGTGGCGGATTGCGAGGTCGGCGGACAATCGGTGAAGGCCGGCGACAGCCTGATGATGTGCTATCCCTCGGCGAACCGCGACGAGGCGGCATTCGACGATCCGATGGAATTTCGCATAGACCGCAAACCGAACCGTCAACTCGCGTTTGGCTACGGCCCGCACGTCTGCCTCGGCCAGTTTCTCGCCAAGATGGAAATCCGGATTCTCTTCACCGAACTGCTCGCGCGCATCGATGACATCGAGCTCGCCGGCGAGCCGGCATGGGTGAAGGCCAATTTCGTGTCGGGGCTCAAACGCTTGCCGATCCGCTATCGCTGCGAGGGAGCAGCGTCCGTCACCGGTGGATGA